One genomic region from Evansella sp. LMS18 encodes:
- a CDS encoding M20 family metallopeptidase, producing the protein MNDPVPLTEELIRINSTTKEGANEAVDYCAKWLEERGLHVKILVNNGYRMAVSEIGSGDRTIIFNGHVDVVEAEDDQFSPYIEDGKLYGRGAVDMKGGLAAMMTAAVLLKDVDLGCKLQIQIVPDEETGGMNGTKYLTEQGYLGDFIICGEPTNYGIAIQSLGVIQMDIDIRGKSAHGSRPWEGVNAIEKAYNLYQQILELPFTKETAPPMYDSTSVNLAKLHSGSSYNKVPESCTISFDIRYIPTQSPDEIIRQIDEITDGEVIIQRVSDPVTTKEDNPYVQALAKSLVNQTDLEKANIYGQRGSNDGKYFTKYGGASVEFGPLGKNWHSEKELVFIDSVRTYENILVDFVLSWSKQARNKE; encoded by the coding sequence ATGAATGACCCTGTCCCTCTTACTGAGGAGCTAATCAGAATTAACAGTACTACGAAAGAAGGAGCAAACGAAGCCGTTGACTATTGCGCAAAGTGGCTGGAAGAACGAGGTCTCCATGTAAAAATATTAGTAAATAACGGTTACCGCATGGCTGTCAGTGAAATCGGCTCGGGGGACCGGACGATTATTTTTAACGGCCACGTGGATGTAGTTGAGGCTGAGGATGATCAATTCTCTCCATATATCGAAGATGGAAAGTTATATGGCCGGGGCGCTGTTGATATGAAAGGCGGGCTTGCGGCAATGATGACGGCGGCAGTCCTGCTGAAGGATGTGGACCTTGGCTGCAAACTGCAGATCCAGATAGTGCCCGACGAAGAAACAGGAGGAATGAATGGAACGAAGTACTTAACAGAACAAGGCTATCTCGGTGACTTTATCATTTGTGGTGAACCGACAAACTATGGCATCGCAATCCAGTCACTGGGTGTGATACAGATGGATATCGATATCCGGGGAAAATCCGCCCATGGAAGTCGCCCATGGGAAGGCGTAAACGCTATCGAAAAAGCATATAACCTCTATCAGCAAATACTTGAGCTGCCATTTACAAAAGAAACTGCTCCACCGATGTACGATAGCACGTCTGTTAACCTTGCTAAATTACACTCAGGTTCCTCATATAACAAAGTTCCTGAATCCTGCACTATATCCTTTGACATCCGCTACATACCCACACAATCTCCTGATGAAATAATCAGGCAGATTGATGAGATTACAGATGGAGAGGTTATCATTCAGCGTGTTTCCGATCCAGTGACCACAAAGGAAGACAATCCGTACGTCCAGGCTCTGGCAAAATCTTTAGTTAATCAGACAGATTTGGAAAAAGCTAATATATATGGGCAGCGCGGTTCCAATGACGGCAAGTATTTCACCAAATACGGCGGTGCTTCCGTGGAATTCGGGCCCCTGGGGAAAAACTGGCACAGTGAGAAAGAACTAGTTTTTATTGATTCTGTAAGGACTTATGAAAACATACTTGTCGACTTCGTTCTATCGTGGTCAAAGCAGGCCAGGAACAAAGAATAA
- a CDS encoding GNAT family N-acetyltransferase yields MNTKRITEEADLQEAFRIRKAIFVEEQNVPLEDEFDEFDALSSECAHVLVYYDNEPAGTGRIRTVEGAGKLERICILKHYRSFGLGKEIVRGLEAIAVEKELSKVKLHGQTHAEGFYQKLGYETASDPFMEDGIPHILMVKELA; encoded by the coding sequence ATGAACACAAAAAGAATCACTGAAGAAGCCGATTTGCAGGAAGCATTCCGCATCAGGAAAGCAATATTTGTTGAGGAGCAGAACGTGCCGCTGGAAGATGAATTTGATGAGTTTGATGCCCTCAGCAGCGAGTGCGCCCATGTATTAGTCTACTATGACAATGAGCCGGCTGGGACTGGCAGAATCAGAACCGTTGAGGGTGCCGGAAAACTGGAGAGAATCTGTATCTTAAAACATTACCGGAGTTTTGGCCTCGGAAAAGAAATCGTCAGAGGGTTAGAAGCAATCGCAGTTGAAAAAGAACTGTCGAAAGTAAAACTCCATGGGCAGACACATGCAGAAGGCTTTTATCAAAAGCTTGGTTATGAAACAGCATCCGACCCATTTATGGAAGATGGCATTCCCCATATATTAATGGTGAAAGAACTAGCCTGA
- a CDS encoding sigma-54-dependent Fis family transcriptional regulator: MIKALLIAPYQGLVETARKVPLPENFQLDMKAANLEEAVEIARSAEKEGYDLIISRGGTATLVQEVVSIPVIHIEITGYDMLRVFTLIREIKEGVALVGFPDISRGAAALCSILELDVKVITIHSSGEVRRHLEELKQNGYSVVIGDVITVQVAEQVGLRGVLITSGKEAVLDAVEEGKRMDRLFRKVTHHAGFLEQAYNSLPFPFVLLNGNGDITEHNKKFNEEKTLLNIEEHNLSHLAKQVLETGKNQWDQLETEGKLYDLQAFPVSEEAAVVGMIIQPAPFVPGKKALSIISSPAHLPIIGDSRFTRELRKAIRQYAETGMSICITGEPGTGKRTIAQAIHFEKFGKDAPIIEVRGKSVSPDELAELQTKLSFVKKGTVLISNTDELNETAQIALSVLLDNKPEEMKVICLSGRPIEILVHKEKFDSELYEKITVHSLHCPPLRERKDDISAFVTYFIAELHTEAGNEILGMKQEAVQYLEELDWKGNLTQLRQVIRELSFMTSVYYIELGHVQDLMRNFQTSEHPKESDGLPLTGTLKEMEHKIIKQVMEEEGNNQTKAAKRLGINRSTLWRKLNDTE; encoded by the coding sequence ATGATTAAAGCACTTTTAATCGCACCATACCAGGGGCTGGTGGAAACGGCCAGAAAGGTGCCGCTTCCTGAGAATTTCCAGCTTGATATGAAAGCAGCTAACCTTGAGGAAGCAGTAGAAATTGCCCGTTCTGCTGAAAAGGAAGGCTATGACCTGATCATAAGTCGTGGCGGGACAGCAACTCTTGTTCAGGAGGTTGTTTCCATTCCTGTTATTCACATAGAAATTACCGGGTATGATATGCTTAGGGTTTTTACATTAATCCGGGAAATCAAAGAGGGGGTCGCACTTGTGGGGTTTCCTGATATCTCCCGGGGAGCCGCTGCATTATGCAGTATCCTTGAACTTGACGTGAAAGTAATTACTATCCATAGCTCCGGGGAAGTAAGGAGGCATCTTGAAGAGTTAAAGCAAAATGGATATTCTGTTGTCATTGGAGACGTGATCACTGTCCAGGTTGCAGAACAGGTGGGCCTGCGGGGAGTTCTTATCACATCAGGAAAAGAAGCTGTACTTGATGCGGTGGAAGAAGGCAAAAGAATGGACCGGCTTTTCCGCAAAGTAACTCACCACGCCGGTTTCCTTGAACAAGCCTATAATTCTCTGCCTTTTCCGTTCGTTCTGTTAAATGGTAACGGAGACATTACAGAGCATAACAAAAAGTTTAACGAAGAAAAAACGCTTTTGAACATAGAGGAACATAACCTTTCTCACCTGGCAAAGCAGGTGCTTGAGACTGGAAAAAATCAGTGGGATCAGCTGGAGACAGAGGGGAAGCTATACGACCTGCAAGCCTTTCCGGTTAGTGAGGAAGCTGCCGTCGTCGGAATGATCATTCAACCAGCACCATTCGTACCAGGGAAAAAAGCTCTGAGTATAATAAGCAGTCCGGCTCATCTTCCGATTATTGGGGACAGCCGTTTTACACGAGAGCTGCGAAAAGCAATCCGCCAGTATGCAGAAACGGGAATGTCCATTTGTATTACCGGAGAGCCAGGAACGGGAAAGCGGACAATCGCCCAGGCGATTCATTTCGAGAAATTCGGCAAGGATGCACCTATTATTGAAGTGAGGGGAAAGTCGGTGTCTCCCGATGAATTGGCAGAACTGCAAACAAAGCTGAGTTTTGTAAAAAAAGGCACTGTTCTAATTAGCAACACAGATGAGCTAAATGAAACAGCCCAGATTGCATTATCAGTACTCCTGGACAATAAGCCGGAAGAAATGAAAGTGATCTGCCTTTCCGGCAGACCAATTGAAATACTTGTCCACAAAGAAAAATTCGATAGTGAACTATATGAGAAAATTACTGTACACTCTCTGCACTGTCCGCCGTTAAGAGAGAGGAAAGATGATATCTCTGCTTTCGTAACCTATTTTATCGCTGAACTCCACACAGAGGCTGGTAATGAAATTCTTGGAATGAAACAAGAAGCTGTACAATACCTGGAGGAACTGGACTGGAAGGGGAATCTGACTCAGTTAAGACAGGTAATCAGAGAATTGAGTTTTATGACCTCGGTTTATTATATTGAACTGGGCCATGTACAGGATCTTATGAGAAATTTTCAAACTTCAGAGCATCCAAAGGAAAGTGATGGTTTGCCGCTTACTGGTACACTGAAAGAAATGGAACATAAAATTATTAAACAGGTCATGGAAGAAGAGGGAAATAACCAGACGAAAGCTGCCAAACGGCTGGGGATTAACCGCTCCACATTATGGAGAAAATTGAATGATACCGAATAA
- a CDS encoding 2-keto-3-deoxygluconate permease: protein MKIKQGLEKIPGGMMVVPLLLAATLNTVAPDLLRIGNFTQALFVDGAAVLIALFLLCTGAQINLRNVGVSVGKGATLLITKWIFGAAVGLIAYMFAGPDGLWLGLAPIAIIAAMTNSNGGLYVALVGQYGDKTDRAAYSLLALNDGPFFTMVALSVFGAMGFVDGMFSLTSFISVLLPIIVGMVLGNLDGEMRDFLNQGSSMLIPFFAFALGMGIDFGSIIEGGLGGVILGLLTVFITGTGGYLVFKALKWNPIVGAAEGSTAGNAVATPAAIAAASAGFASNVEIATVQVAASVVTTAVLLPLYIAFLVKRLEKKGVKLPDDFAVKDAETQKEASVTN from the coding sequence GTGAAAATTAAACAAGGTTTAGAAAAAATTCCAGGCGGAATGATGGTAGTACCATTACTGCTTGCTGCAACATTAAACACAGTAGCACCAGACCTTCTCCGTATAGGGAACTTTACACAAGCGTTATTTGTTGACGGAGCTGCGGTATTAATTGCGTTATTCCTTTTATGTACAGGAGCACAGATAAACCTGCGTAATGTAGGGGTGAGTGTTGGTAAAGGTGCCACACTGCTTATTACTAAATGGATCTTTGGTGCGGCAGTAGGTTTAATCGCTTACATGTTCGCGGGTCCTGACGGGTTATGGCTTGGCCTTGCGCCAATAGCAATCATTGCCGCGATGACTAACAGTAACGGTGGTTTGTACGTAGCGCTTGTTGGACAGTATGGAGATAAAACAGACCGTGCTGCTTACTCGCTCCTTGCATTAAACGACGGACCATTCTTTACGATGGTTGCACTATCTGTTTTCGGAGCTATGGGTTTTGTTGACGGAATGTTTTCCCTGACTTCTTTTATCTCTGTATTGCTGCCGATCATTGTAGGTATGGTGCTTGGTAACCTTGACGGAGAAATGAGAGACTTCCTGAACCAGGGGAGCTCCATGTTAATACCTTTCTTCGCTTTCGCGTTAGGTATGGGGATAGACTTCGGGAGCATTATCGAAGGTGGCCTTGGTGGAGTTATTCTTGGTCTTCTGACAGTATTCATTACTGGTACAGGCGGATATCTTGTATTTAAAGCACTCAAATGGAACCCAATCGTTGGTGCTGCGGAAGGATCTACGGCAGGTAATGCTGTAGCTACGCCAGCTGCGATTGCTGCTGCAAGTGCAGGTTTTGCTTCTAACGTGGAAATTGCAACAGTTCAGGTTGCTGCGTCTGTAGTTACCACAGCTGTCCTGCTTCCGTTGTATATAGCATTCCTTGTGAAGCGTCTTGAGAAAAAAGGTGTGAAGCTTCCAGATGATTTTGCTGTGAAGGACGCGGAAACACAAAAAGAAGCTTCCGTGACAAACTAA
- a CDS encoding four-carbon acid sugar kinase family protein → MKQLIGIIADDLTGANDSGVQLTEKGINTSVLFDIPSLGTSLDKGIVIDTNSRALTEEEAVSVTKQASLFLKEAGYRHIYKKMDSTLRGHIGAELQAAARIFEPEFVFIAPAFPSMGRTTKDGIHYVHGVKIAETEISKDPKHPVKDSYIPRIIETDTGKPAGLISKEDLESDSVFQEKISEFKSKGIVYVVSDAETQEQLQAAAEKMAAVTTNVIWAGSAGLAEVLPEILEISEKSASRELPGSAQVMTVCGSLSQVTQQQVRFAREQENVTSVKLETGEIFGENWNTVREEVEASCLKGLADGGDLVLYVPSNEKVRDEVKRRGRELGLSSGEIGERIAGAIGALTADIAAKSNVSGLVLTGGDIAKAASRELGGIGFRLIKQVEAGIPLGTIIGTEKEYTAVTKAGAFGKENSIYKAMLELKGVHVS, encoded by the coding sequence ATGAAACAGCTTATTGGAATAATCGCAGATGACTTAACAGGAGCTAATGACAGTGGTGTCCAGCTCACAGAAAAAGGGATAAACACATCCGTGCTTTTTGATATCCCTTCGCTTGGAACAAGCCTGGACAAGGGAATCGTTATCGATACTAATTCACGTGCTTTAACAGAGGAGGAAGCTGTTTCGGTAACGAAACAAGCCTCCCTGTTCTTAAAAGAAGCCGGTTATCGGCATATCTATAAAAAGATGGACTCAACACTAAGAGGCCATATCGGTGCCGAACTGCAGGCGGCTGCCCGGATTTTTGAACCGGAATTTGTTTTTATCGCTCCAGCCTTTCCATCTATGGGAAGAACTACGAAAGATGGTATTCATTATGTGCACGGGGTAAAAATCGCAGAAACAGAGATTTCCAAGGATCCAAAACATCCGGTAAAAGATTCATATATTCCCAGAATCATTGAAACGGATACAGGAAAGCCTGCTGGATTGATCAGTAAAGAGGATTTAGAAAGCGATTCTGTTTTTCAGGAAAAAATCAGCGAATTTAAATCTAAAGGAATTGTTTATGTTGTATCTGATGCTGAAACACAAGAACAGCTCCAGGCTGCCGCAGAAAAAATGGCCGCTGTTACGACGAATGTTATCTGGGCTGGGTCTGCAGGGCTTGCAGAGGTACTGCCTGAAATTCTTGAAATCAGCGAAAAGTCTGCTTCCCGGGAGCTTCCGGGCTCAGCACAGGTAATGACCGTGTGCGGAAGCCTGTCCCAGGTAACCCAGCAGCAAGTCAGGTTTGCCAGAGAACAGGAAAATGTAACAAGTGTAAAACTTGAAACGGGAGAGATTTTCGGAGAAAACTGGAATACTGTAAGGGAGGAAGTGGAAGCTTCCTGCCTGAAGGGCCTTGCTGACGGCGGTGATCTCGTCCTTTATGTACCGTCTAATGAGAAGGTAAGGGATGAAGTGAAACGGCGGGGGCGCGAACTTGGTTTGTCCAGCGGTGAGATTGGTGAAAGAATCGCTGGAGCTATCGGAGCACTCACAGCGGATATAGCCGCAAAGAGTAATGTTTCCGGGCTTGTGCTTACAGGCGGGGATATTGCGAAAGCAGCTTCCAGAGAATTAGGCGGAATCGGTTTCCGGTTAATTAAACAAGTGGAAGCAGGAATCCCGTTAGGAACGATTATCGGTACGGAAAAAGAATATACAGCAGTAACGAAAGCAGGGGCATTCGGAAAAGAAAATTCTATTTATAAAGCCATGCTTGAATTGAAGGGAGTTCACGTTTCATGA
- the pdxA gene encoding 4-hydroxythreonine-4-phosphate dehydrogenase PdxA — MSKKPIIGITMGDAAGVGPEIIVKSLQSKELYDQAHPIVIGDAKMLKRAAEILKTDITIKEINGDSDLTATQFGEVACYDLNILPEDLPIGQVSSEAGHGAFEYLRTAIELANEEKIDAICTAPLNKEALHKGGHIYPGHTEILAELTNTKDFSMMLSSPKLKVIHVTTHVGIIDAINMINPERVYDVIRLAHDTLSKSGINKPKIGVCGINPHAGENGLFGYGEEEEKIIPAVERAQGEDIDVEGPLPADTLFFRAQRGDFDIVVAMYHDQGHGPIKVLGLEAGVNITVGLPIIRTSVDHGTAFDIAGTGIADERSLLEALRQAIELAPQRD; from the coding sequence ATGAGCAAAAAACCAATTATCGGGATTACAATGGGCGACGCAGCAGGTGTCGGACCGGAAATTATCGTAAAAAGCCTTCAAAGCAAAGAACTTTATGATCAGGCGCATCCTATTGTCATCGGTGATGCCAAGATGTTAAAGCGGGCAGCGGAAATACTAAAAACAGATATTACAATCAAAGAGATTAATGGGGATTCAGACCTTACAGCAACGCAATTTGGCGAAGTAGCTTGCTATGATTTGAATATCCTTCCGGAAGATCTGCCGATTGGTCAGGTTTCTTCCGAAGCAGGCCATGGTGCATTTGAATATTTGCGCACTGCCATTGAACTAGCAAACGAGGAAAAAATCGATGCTATCTGTACGGCACCTTTAAACAAGGAAGCACTTCATAAAGGCGGACATATCTATCCAGGCCACACAGAAATACTTGCTGAATTAACAAATACAAAAGACTTTTCCATGATGCTCTCTTCTCCAAAACTTAAAGTTATCCATGTAACAACACATGTGGGGATAATTGACGCAATTAATATGATTAACCCTGAACGAGTGTATGATGTTATTCGTTTAGCACACGATACTCTGTCTAAATCAGGCATTAACAAGCCTAAAATCGGGGTGTGCGGAATCAACCCTCATGCTGGGGAAAACGGATTATTTGGCTACGGGGAAGAAGAAGAAAAAATCATTCCTGCAGTTGAGCGTGCGCAAGGGGAAGACATCGACGTTGAAGGCCCTCTGCCTGCAGATACTCTATTCTTCCGTGCCCAGCGAGGCGACTTTGATATCGTTGTCGCTATGTACCACGACCAGGGACACGGCCCAATCAAAGTATTGGGACTTGAAGCCGGTGTAAACATTACTGTGGGACTGCCAATCATCAGAACAAGTGTAGACCACGGAACGGCATTTGATATTGCCGGCACAGGAATCGCTGATGAAAGGAGCTTACTTGAAGCTCTTAGACAGGCGATTGAACTGGCACCACAGCGAGATTAA
- a CDS encoding YjcZ family sporulation protein yields the protein MSGYGSYPGGVAGGPGAYGHHGAGFGCGMPVAGYGAGHGGGFAGGFALILVLFILLVIIGAVISF from the coding sequence TTGTCTGGATACGGTAGTTACCCAGGAGGCGTTGCTGGTGGGCCAGGAGCTTACGGACACCATGGCGCAGGTTTTGGATGCGGAATGCCAGTCGCTGGATACGGAGCAGGCCACGGCGGCGGATTCGCCGGAGGATTTGCGTTAATTCTCGTACTCTTTATCCTGCTCGTAATAATTGGAGCAGTGATTAGTTTTTAA
- a CDS encoding DUF3231 family protein, with amino-acid sequence MVHHNADLTSSEIAHIWESYMADTMNICIMNHFSTNVKDEEIKEIIQHSKALSEEHLISLASIFEKEGIPLPQGFTEDDVNANAPRLFSDVMYLRYLKYMGKTGTDLNSMAYGTSFREDIRAFFMSALKESADLYDKVIRLMEAKGLLTRTPLIAYPENTEFIQDDEGFLGGYLTLQKRPLLAMEVTHLANNIDANSIGKKLMDGFAQVCESKEVRGHLQNGSELAYEIMKTLEEKLEENETDPPVSSDVVITDSTVAPFSDKLILSFTSSLTALSITKVGQAISASPRSDLVAEYTQLTAQILKYSHDGAKISIKNNWLEKPPQTLDRHKLMEG; translated from the coding sequence ATGGTACACCATAATGCGGATCTGACGTCTTCAGAAATTGCTCATATATGGGAATCATATATGGCCGATACGATGAACATTTGCATAATGAATCATTTTTCAACAAACGTGAAAGATGAAGAAATAAAAGAAATTATACAGCATAGCAAAGCACTATCTGAAGAACACTTAATTTCGCTGGCTTCCATTTTCGAAAAAGAAGGGATTCCACTCCCGCAAGGTTTTACGGAAGATGATGTGAATGCCAACGCGCCGAGACTGTTTTCTGATGTTATGTACTTAAGGTACCTAAAGTATATGGGGAAAACAGGTACTGATTTGAACAGTATGGCTTATGGTACGTCTTTTCGGGAGGATATAAGAGCTTTTTTCATGTCTGCTCTGAAGGAAAGTGCCGATTTGTACGACAAAGTCATAAGGTTAATGGAGGCCAAGGGATTGCTTACTCGCACACCTCTCATTGCTTACCCGGAAAACACTGAGTTCATCCAGGACGACGAAGGGTTTTTAGGAGGATACCTGACGTTACAAAAAAGGCCCTTGCTTGCCATGGAGGTAACACATCTGGCCAATAATATCGATGCCAATTCCATCGGCAAGAAATTAATGGACGGTTTCGCACAGGTTTGTGAGTCAAAAGAAGTGAGGGGGCATCTCCAGAATGGCTCAGAGTTAGCATATGAAATTATGAAAACGCTGGAGGAAAAACTGGAAGAAAACGAAACGGATCCCCCGGTTTCCTCAGATGTAGTGATTACTGACAGCACTGTTGCTCCCTTTTCAGACAAACTGATATTGAGCTTCACTTCTTCACTGACAGCTCTGTCCATAACTAAGGTTGGGCAGGCGATTTCCGCTAGTCCCCGAAGTGATCTAGTCGCGGAGTATACGCAGCTGACTGCACAGATTCTTAAATACAGCCATGATGGAGCGAAGATCTCCATAAAAAATAACTGGCTGGAAAAGCCTCCTCAAACCCTGGACAGGCATAAACTTATGGAGGGGTGA
- a CDS encoding SDR family oxidoreductase, translating to MKVLIVGANGQIGKHLVSFIKDNENLQVKAMIRKEEQASYFEDLGAETVVVDLEGDIDTIAKAAEGVDAVVFTAGSGPHTGKDKTIMVDLDGAVKTVEAAKKAGVKRFIMISSFDTRRQAILDAPDSFAPYVAAKHYADEWLRDTDLDYTIIHPGALTNDEGTGSVKVGNDLEVAEVPREDVAKVIVATLENDSTIGKEFQVVGGETAVGEAVKSV from the coding sequence ATGAAAGTACTTATAGTTGGTGCAAACGGACAGATTGGAAAACATTTAGTTTCCTTTATTAAAGATAATGAGAATCTGCAAGTGAAAGCAATGATCCGGAAAGAGGAGCAAGCCTCCTACTTTGAAGATTTGGGAGCGGAAACTGTTGTGGTGGATCTGGAAGGTGACATCGATACAATCGCTAAAGCTGCTGAGGGAGTGGACGCTGTTGTATTTACAGCCGGATCCGGTCCGCACACCGGAAAAGACAAAACCATTATGGTGGACTTAGACGGCGCCGTCAAAACAGTGGAAGCCGCTAAAAAGGCGGGAGTCAAGCGATTTATCATGATTAGCTCGTTTGATACGAGACGCCAGGCGATCCTTGATGCTCCTGATTCCTTCGCTCCATATGTGGCAGCAAAGCATTACGCCGATGAATGGCTGAGAGACACGGACCTGGATTATACGATTATCCATCCTGGAGCGCTCACAAATGACGAGGGGACAGGCTCTGTAAAAGTCGGGAATGACCTCGAGGTTGCAGAAGTTCCACGTGAAGATGTGGCGAAGGTCATCGTTGCCACGTTAGAAAATGACTCAACGATCGGGAAGGAATTTCAGGTAGTCGGCGGGGAAACAGCAGTGGGTGAAGCGGTGAAATCTGTTTAA
- a CDS encoding CBO0543 family protein encodes MKDRALLNILTVIGIGGSIFFLLRKRADLKDWFLIYLIKTLVSTLIDGPVIKRKYLQYPVRYFPKLFDSNIVFLYILFPLSCVMYNQFTYKMSLLKSFLSVFLFSGPMTLLENWMEKNTGLVEYNKGWNGVFTFSVLSFTFLLVKGCIEFIRFLDNNFGMREEVQ; translated from the coding sequence ATGAAGGATAGAGCTTTATTAAATATACTCACTGTCATCGGAATAGGCGGAAGTATCTTTTTTTTATTAAGAAAAAGAGCAGACTTAAAAGACTGGTTTCTTATTTATCTTATAAAAACTTTAGTTTCTACCTTAATAGATGGACCAGTAATAAAAAGAAAATATTTGCAGTACCCGGTGCGCTATTTCCCAAAATTATTTGACTCTAATATTGTTTTTTTGTACATATTATTTCCTTTATCGTGCGTAATGTATAATCAATTCACCTATAAAATGAGTCTGCTGAAGTCGTTCTTGAGTGTTTTTCTCTTCAGCGGACCGATGACACTATTAGAAAACTGGATGGAAAAAAATACTGGGTTAGTCGAATATAATAAAGGCTGGAACGGGGTTTTTACTTTTTCCGTTCTCTCGTTTACTTTTTTACTCGTTAAAGGCTGCATTGAATTCATTCGTTTCCTGGATAATAATTTCGGCATGAGAGAAGAAGTGCAATAG
- a CDS encoding Fur-regulated basic protein FbpA has protein sequence MTGKFQTCSVDDKNALIGTLLERGVYKKGEQQLYELSVEDLKEILYTIEERN, from the coding sequence ATGACAGGAAAATTTCAGACTTGCAGCGTGGATGATAAAAATGCTCTGATTGGCACACTTCTTGAACGAGGCGTGTACAAAAAAGGTGAGCAGCAGTTATACGAGCTTAGTGTGGAGGATCTGAAAGAAATTTTGTATACGATAGAAGAGCGGAATTAA